The genomic stretch GAAGCCAAGGAAGGTCATCGGGCCGATCAGCGCGGTGGAGACGGCCATCAGGATCGAGACCAGCAGCAGGGTCTTCATGACCTCGCGGCGATGATTGATCCCGAGATTGATGCTGGTCTCCTTGCCCAGGGACACCACGTTCAGGCGTCGGGCATTGAGGATCAGCCCGGTGCCGGCCAGTAGGCACAGTGGGATGGCAATTGGGAAGTAGGAGGGGTCGGCGTTGGCCACCGAGCCGAAGAGTCGGGCGGTGAGTACGTCGAATTCGCTCGGGGAAAGTAGGCGCTGCATGAAGGTAGAGACCGAACCCAACCCGGCACCGATGATGATGCCCACCAGCAGCATGATCTGGATGTTGCCGTATTTGCCCGAGAGTAGCCACCCGTAGAGTGCCACCGAGAGGGCGACCATGATCAGCACCTGGAGCACAAATTGCCCCACCCCCTGGATCGCCACCACGCCGGCGGCTCCCAGCAGGAAGACCGCGGCGGTCTGTACCGCAACATACAGGGATTCAAAACCCATGATGGAGGGGGTGATGATGCGGTTATTCGTCACGGTTTGGAAGCTGACGGTGGCAATGGCCTGGCAGAAAGCCACCACCAGCATGACCAGCACATTGCTGGCCCTCATCTGCGCGATCAGCCAGAAGCCACGGGATCCCGGAGGCATCGGGTTATCCCAGGCCAGTAGCCCGAAGCCGAAGCCCAGGGACAAGACGATGAGGATGGACAGCACGATCCAGTAGCGTTTACCCACTTTTTTACTGGGCAGTGGCCCGGAGGAACGCCTGCTTCCGGGCCGAAGCTTGGGGGTGGTGCGCGGTGCGGTGATCGTTGATTCAGCCATTTCGACGCTGCCTTAGAAGTAGAGCAATGAACACGACCGCGCCCAGCACGCCGAGGATCAACGAGACCGGAACCTCGAAGGGCATGATGATGGTGCGGCCCACCAGATCGCACACCGTCACGATGCCTACGCCCAGCAGCACCACCCATGGGAGGTTCCCGCGCAAG from Paeniglutamicibacter sp. Y32M11 encodes the following:
- a CDS encoding iron chelate uptake ABC transporter family permease subunit; translation: MAESTITAPRTTPKLRPGSRRSSGPLPSKKVGKRYWIVLSILIVLSLGFGFGLLAWDNPMPPGSRGFWLIAQMRASNVLVMLVVAFCQAIATVSFQTVTNNRIITPSIMGFESLYVAVQTAAVFLLGAAGVVAIQGVGQFVLQVLIMVALSVALYGWLLSGKYGNIQIMLLVGIIIGAGLGSVSTFMQRLLSPSEFDVLTARLFGSVANADPSYFPIAIPLCLLAGTGLILNARRLNVVSLGKETSINLGINHRREVMKTLLLVSILMAVSTALIGPMTFLGFLVATLAYQLADTYDHRYIFPVAVLTGFVILSGAYFIMKNLFYAQGVVSIIIEVIGGTVFLIFILRKGRL